From the genome of Drosophila gunungcola strain Sukarami chromosome 3L unlocalized genomic scaffold, Dgunungcola_SK_2 000005F, whole genome shotgun sequence:
GCCAATTGAAGACTTCGGGCATTTTCCCCTAgccttttttttctattcaGCTGTGCTTTCTGCTTTGAAAGCGAAACTGAAATCAACTTCTGGCccccagcacacacacactctgtTTTTCTTAGCCTCTAAGCGCTCATTTTATTCATTGTCTTTGACAAGTTCGCCTTCAACTTCGGTCGGTCAGTAGCGGTACAGAACCCGTTGTCGTTGTTGCTCACGTTGTTGCCTTTTCTCACACTCTCAGCCATTCTGCGATTTAGTCTTACACAGGAAAagatatttacatatttttctagCCTCGAAAAACTATGTTTTTATCcgaattttacaaaatttaattaaaaaatcaatgatttacttttttaaatcaaaaaatattaaattaagatataaaaatataatatttaaaaacaaaacattaatgatatatttttgagtcacaaaatattaaaatatttaaattcgtaacattctaaataaaaacttatttattgtCTCACCTTTTCTAATAtagaataaaattttaaaacaacttgTTTCGGGCtatttacaactttttttaaaagtttttaaaatgtgatattcaatttttaacactacacaaaaaaaaaaaatgtccccAAAATACGacgttttaaacttaaaaagaggttttaaaaattttagtaaCACAAAGTAAAATGTTAAGATGTTTCCGCCCTATTTTTGCACCTAgccttaaattgttttttttcctgtgcaatCTTGGTTTACGTTTACGTTCTCCAACTGCCATGGAGTTATTGCTGCTGCTTAACATTCATTTTTCCGTTGCGTCAACGGACTTTCAATATTCTTTGGCATGCTTTTTGTTCTGAGATATGATAATTTCCATAGCTATATAGTAGCTCCATGCCTCTGACACACATTCGCACTCACCATTTTTGAAGCTCGACTCCGCGCCGCGTATCCACAAGCCACAGAAAATCGATTCTCCTTGGGCTGGCAGTGGGAATTGGATTGTATTTGGATTGATCTGGACTCGATTTAATTCGATTCGATTGGATTGTTAGTCGAGTGTATTGGGGCTTTCGAGACACTGCAAATTGTCGTGGCTAACCGCACATATTTTGCCACTAGTCACTAGTCACTTTCAAAAATCCTGGCCCCCAAAAAGGCGAAGTGGACCGCTTGTCGCTTCGAACTCGCACGTTGGACTgtaaaactgaaactgaatcGAGCGCTGCCGCCGCCAACTGCCAAGACAAGGCGACGACAACAACGGCCAATGCAGCGCCGCCGACGTCGACACTCGCAgaaaatatacttaaaaaaaatgcttttttcttcccaaaaaaatttgaattttaaaaggaTTAAAATTAGATAAGCCCTTGTgcatatttaaagatttagtaaaatattttcaaatatttttgtaaatatttaacatttataaacTCTTTTAAAggcaaaattgtttaaaacatCTTAAACTTTTTCGTATAATAACATGGCtctcaaaattaaaactactTGTAAGTTacaaaagccaaaaccaaatttagacaattacattaaattattttctttagtttAAGTCTAACCAAACGTATCTTAACTTTTAAAGTGGATTCTGTTTAGCAAAAGATGGTACCTTAACAGGGAAAAATCGAAACTTTAAtatgatatatttatttataagtgcAATGTAAAGTTACGTTTTTATTTACCTTAtcttaatttgaaaaaaaaaaacaaatagtttacaaatttgttgccatttttCTATATTAGTTTGAtcttttaaatggaaaatgatTCAGGTTTTTCACAGTGAACCGAGTGGAGCGGCGGAGAGTAGAGCTGAGCTTAGATTGAGCAgggttttgatttttgttgctCGGTGTTTTGAGTTTTGAGTTTGGCGTTTGACAACGGCTGGGCTGAGCTGAGGTTGAGCTTCAGGTCCGCCACGTACGAGCGCCATATAAGTACGAGCAGTCcaggaaaacaacaaaaagcaaggcggcagcagcataaaaacagttttcgGTTTGCAGCCCGCGCTGTGAGCTgcatggaaaattaaattaaatttgctgcGTTGCCTTTTGGTAGGCTCTTTCGTCCGCCGCTGTTAGTGGGCAATAGTGGGCAACAGTGGGTTAACAGTGGTCGGCGGACTAGACCATCGCTATCCATTCAATTTGGCGTTCAACCAAACCCCTTTCCACCGGTTTCATTTTAGGGCCTTTTAAGATCAACGAATCAATCACAGATTTTGGCAATCTAAATTGTGttactaatttatttaaaagcggccatttttattatacaatttggcagcagaaaattatttaattacaactTTGGTGGTTTTAAAGGTGTTTTAGATAATTTAATAGCAACTCAATCACAGATtttattacatatattttactgCTGCcacatacataaaataaacataaaagcaataaaatacgtataaaatattaagaaattagTATAAGTATTTGCGTAAATATACGTTTTCTGAACAAATGTTAGCTATATAAATATTGgttttaacattattaattgTGAAAGCGTAGTTTGATTCTTAACACATCATATATTGGCTAAATAAAGTCAGATTATTAAGAGCTATTGTTTCCCCATTATTAGTGTACAACCTTTGATATTTATGATGCagttacaaaattaaagtttaaaatttaatgaggATTGCTACAGAATTAACCCACTTTGAAAcctatatttgtttgttaactTTCCGGGTGAAGCATGACACcaatttttattagattaaCCCTTTTGATTCGATAACTAAGCCGGGTGAAACTAGGCAACTCCCCCATCCACCCACTTGGAGGCGTTAGGCAGCGCACCATTTGTTATCGGATGGGGATTTGGTAAACAAACATGTTTGATTAGCATAAAGACAAACGGCCAAAACAGCCGTCAACCAAATGTCTCCGACCTGATCCTCGTCTCCATCTCCATTTCCACCGCCATCTCTATTTTCATCTCCATCTGCGACTGCGTTAAATGCAAATTCGAAATATGATTTACAAAATAAGCAGCGCATAACACTTGGCTGACGTTTCACACGATAGAAAGCAGGAGGCAGCAGTCGAGGCTAATTAGCATATGGGTGGGTTTCTATGAAGGGGTTTCATAAGCGTTTCCAATCGAATTCAATCCCTGacctggccacgccccccctTGGATCAGCGAATTGCTTTCAAACGAAATCGAAAGTCTGGATTGGATTGGAATGGTTATTTGTATGTTCTGGGCTTACGGGTTCAGGGATCTTAAATCCCTCccccaaaaaaagttttctcaCGCTTTGCATGCCATAAATTTCACCGCCTTTCACTGTAAATCATTTGGCCAACTTAATTGCGTGCATTTTAATGCCCATTCCATTGcgtgccatttgccatttgatGTGTTTGCAGCagcttttgctttttgcaATTCTGTGTGCCAGTTTTCCCCCTAAAGAAAACTCTTCCATGCGATGCTCTGTTTCGCAAGCGGGCCAGGTTTCACATCGGATGCATCACACAAAATAACAACTAAAAACCGAAAGCAGAAAGCCAGGAAAAGGAAGAAGGGATCTATTCGAATGGCGGTTACCCATTACCCGTTACCCATTGTCTATGCGATTCAGGTGGGACCTTATCGACGAGTGCATTGGCATGGCTTTCGAAATCATTCGTTATACCGATTGAATATCAAATCGAACGACTTAACCTTCACTGAGGCAAGTTCGTGCcttaagtcttttgttttcgtacacacacacacacaatacGAACTCACACTCGCATACGAACTGAAAGTGAAATTTCGTTGTAGGTAATTTCGTCGTTGGCTGCCTTTATGATTTTCGGTAATTGTTGAAAAAGAAAGGCACTCACAATCGCATCACATCGCTGATAAGAAAcgtgatttaatttttagctaCAAATTATGAAAAACATATGCCGCCAACGAGCGgcttttcacttttcaatGGCCTTGCCTGTGGGGCCATgtctcttattttttgttcgtcTCCTCGCCACCATCTTCCATCAGATCGACTGGAATCGGCCTGGTCATCTGCTCATCTGGAATCCATCTCATTCGGCAGCGGAAGAACAAAAAACTCGTCTGGGAGTTGTCCGCTCGTTTTGCGCTGTAATTTTCGTGTGTTATCTTCCCTTTCCGAAAGCTGGTTATTTTAGTTGTCAAAGGACAGCTGTAAAAGATGTTAAGTTGTAAGGAATATTTTCTAGAAGCCTGAGAAAAAGGTCAAAGTACTTAAGTACTGGCAATAGAAGAACATAACATTCAAAATTAGTCTTATCAACTCTTcagaattttaattataattaaaattatattattggAAAAAAAGGTCAAAGTACTGAAATTATTTGGCAAAGGAAGAATTTAACATTCAAAgttatatacaaaattcttaatttcATCTCCTCAGAactttaatttctatttttaaaattaatttcttttaccagtgataaaaaaaaccgaaGATTATATGCGTTAATATGgggaaattaaatgtaatatattCTTTGACGTCAAAGGTAATTAAACAAGTTAAAATTTCGAAGAAATTCCATAAAAGAAGAcataaaaagtaatataaCACGGAAACTTTTTGatttcatattatttaatttaaaacccattttatttcaagcattaaatttttaagttgtatTCCATATTAAGAaagtcattttaatttaaacctaatactatttaaaacatataactgaagcgttgtttttttttgattacgtttgtttgttaaactttaaatcctttttaattttttaatttttaagctttgTCCCATAAAAGTAAAGAAATTTCTTAGTGTTCAAGTTGAGTTCAAAATGATTCATACGCAAGATATTCcattttaagctatttttaatcattatcATTTGATGGATTACCTCTATTAataaacacagaaaaaagaaCGTCGCACAGAATTATAGATATTTAGAGATTATTGTCCAAATATTGTTATGTAGTTGTCTATACCCCTAAATCTagatttaaatctttaaagacTTCTGGGTAAATTCTCTAATAATTCAACTGGAAATAGGTGTTCCCAGAATGTTTGAGTAAATCAAACATAATCCATTTGGGTCTTAATTCGCCCAAAATGCCCAAAACAACGCAAAACAATATGAACActgatacaaaaaattatatagtacaaataaatatctggctatttagttcaaaattttatgttgtataaagtaatattattaattacaaTGCTCATGGAACtgtatgatttaatattacattttatgaACTATTGTGAAACATATtagatttgatttaaatgagttatatttaacttaacatggttttaatttaaactacatttttagatattaaaatttgttccgAAAAAGAGTCAAatgaagtttaaaaaaaaataaatatttctatacTTAAAACGActaaatggaaatggaaagctttcattttacttttttttactagGTAACCTTCTGCTTTTCAAAATGTGAGTAGAGCATCGGGTGTTCAGTGATCCGAAGAGCACCTTGTCTTTTCCCCCAagctctttttattttcttcctGCCATTGTGGCCCAGACAATGATGGAGCTGCACTTGGATACTTGGTTATTTGGATGTTGGAGGAGGAGCTCGAACTGGGGATAAAATTTGGAGTGGAGTGAGGTGTAGTGACGATAGCGATCTGCTTTCGCTGCCCCTTAATCAGCCAGTCATCGCCGAACGAGCAAGCTCACCCGGTAGTTTGTAGTTGGGCttatttgccttttgtttgttttacttttgtttcggtgtttatattatgtttcttgttttttgtttcttgttgTTCCGTTTTAAGTTGCCTCCACACAAGATTGATGCGAGAACAAGGTTTGTCGCTTAGGTCTTTTGTTGGCGGCGGTCGCTTTGGAGCTGGAGCTCCACTGCCGGATGTGTTCTAATAAAGCCAGTGCTGCGGATTCAGGGCCAACAAAATTGATCTCAGCACGCCTTTAATCGTAACAAAATATAATCGCACAAATTCACACGGAATGGAGCGTTGATATCTTGATAGATGAACTAGCCGTGCCCTCGATCTTGgaaagattttgtttttagtagACGTAGAAGCAGCTGGAACCTGTGCTTGAGCAGCTGGACGAGGAAGTGCCGGGGGCCTCCGAGGTGTTGCATTTTTTACGGCTGCCTCGGGCTTTCCATCCCTGCCATATGGAGTTCATACCAAGTCGTTTGAAGATCCCAGGCAGAAGCTTGGAGCGTGATTTTCTGCTTTTAATTCTAACAGATGCAGGTGGAAGCAGGGGTTCTTGTGGGGAAAGGCTTTCTTCAATTGGGGCAATACAAATGGGTAATGATGGGGGAAGAGGCTTCTGCAAACCCTCAAGCGCCAGCTGAAGATTCTTCCTCAGGTTATTGTAGTGATGCGCTTGATCTCGAGACCTCTGCCAGTTGGAATCGAAAGGATTCTTTTGGCTAGGATAGGATGCTGGCATGCGTACACTGCTgaaaaa
Proteins encoded in this window:
- the LOC128259603 gene encoding uncharacterized protein LOC128259603 isoform X4; protein product: MKLLGWETLGCSMANILPKPLYWSGPPTTLSLFNQSQEQMVEGSTGCCCSLDWLLQLQQLSCPLLRLLILGLVALPIYNAILILVGSVRMPASYPSQKNPFDSNWQRSRDQAHHYNNLRKNLQLALEGLQKPLPPSLPICIAPIEESLSPQEPLLPPASVRIKSRKSRSKLLPGIFKRLGMNSIWQGWKARGSRKKCNTSEAPGTSSSSCSSTGSSCFYVY
- the LOC128259603 gene encoding uncharacterized protein LOC128259603 isoform X5, translating into MKLLGWETLGCSMANILPKPLYWSGPPTTLSLFNQSQEQMVEGSTGCCCSLDWLLQLQQLSCPLLRLLILGLVALPIYNAILILVGVRMPASYPSQKNPFDSNWQRSRDQAHHYNNLRKNLQLALEGLQKPLPPSLPICIAPIEESLSPQEPLLPPASVRIKSRKSRSKLLPGIFKRLGMNSIWQGWKARGSRKKCNTSEAPGTSSSSCSSTGSSCFYVY